The DNA sequence CGGCGGTCGGCGTGTTGCTCGTACGAAGATTCAGGTGGGACGGGGAACAGCGCGGCTTCGCGCCGAGATGACCCTTCGGAGGATTCGGAGGGGCGGCAATGCCATGATCTCCGTGCGGGCCGGCCGCGGATCGGGAAGCGGCCCCGCCCGTGTGAATTGACGCGCCTGTCCTCCCCCGGCGGGATGGATGCGCGCACTTTTCAATCGCCTAGACAAGAGGATGCACAGGGGGGGCGTTTTTTTTGTGTTCATTGTCAACCCGGGGATGGATAATGGTTGACAAATGCCTTCCACGGACGGAACCGTCTCACACGCGCTCGCGGCGATACGCGCGGGGAGAAAGATCTCCCGCCTCGCGGCGCTCCGGCTCGCGAAGGCGCCCCTCGCCGACCTCATGCGGGGGGCGGACGCGCTCCGCCGGGAGCGGTTCGGGGACCGCGTCTCCCTCTGCGCGATCGTGAACGCGCGCGCGGGCCTCTGCGCGGAGGATTGCGCGTTCTGCGCGCAGTCGACGCGGCACGCGGCGCGCACGCCGGTGCATCCGATGCGGAGCGCGAAAACGCTCCTCGAGGCGGCGCGGAAGGCGCGCGGCATGGGCGCCTTTCGTTTCGGGATCGTCACCAGCGGCCGCGCGGCGGGCCGCGAAGACGCGGCGCGGGTTCGCGGGGCGGTCAGGGCGATACGGCACAACGGCCCGGTCAGCCCCTGCGCCTCCCTCGGCGCGCTCCGGGAGGAGGATGCGCGGGCGCTCCGGGCCGCGGGCCTCGCGCGCTACCACCACAATCTCGAGACGTCCGCGCGCTTCTTCCCCTCGATCTGCGCCACGCACCTATGGGAGGACCGCGTGCGGACGGTGCGGACGGCGAAACGGGCGGGGCTCGAGGTCTGCGCGGGCGGGATCTTCGGCCTCGGGGAGACGTGGGAAGACCGGGTGGACCTCGCCCTCGCCCTGCGGGAACTCGGGGTCGAATCGGTCCCGGTCAATTTCCTGATGCCCGTCGAAGGCACGCCGCTCGAAAAGAGGCGTCCGCTCCGGCCGCCCGAAGCGCTGCGGATCATCGCCTTGTTCCGCTTCGTCCTCCCGCGCGCCGAGATCAGGGTCGCGGGGGGGAGGGAGCTCGCGCTCGGGCAGGCGCAGGAGAGGATCTTCGCGGCGGGGGCGAACGGGATGATGGTCGGGGACTACCTCACCACCAGGGGGCGGGGCATCGGCGACGACAGGCGGATGCTCGAACGCCTCGGACTGGAGGTCGAGCGGGCCGTCTAGGTAGGAGCTGCGGAGGGAGTAGGGGAAGAGTCATCTTTTAGCCGCGGAGTATCGCGGATCTTTGCGGATGCCTGTAGGGGCTTGTCAATCCGCAGCGAACAGATGACCTCTTCCTCCGCGCCCTCCTCGGCGGCGTCCATCATGAGAAAGAAGGTCGTGCTGGTGACGGGGGCGTCGCGCGGGCTCGGGGCGGCGACCGCCGCGGCGTTCGCCCGGGCGGGCTGGCGCGCGGCGGTGAACTACCGCGTTTCGCGCGAGGCGGCGGAACGCGTCGTCGCGGAGATCGCCGGGGCGGGGGGGGAGGCGTTCGCCTGGCGCGCCGACGTCGCGTCCGCGGGGGAGGTCGCGGCGATGACGGTGGAAATCGTCCGGCGCTGGGGGCGGCTGGACGCCCTCGTGGCCAACGCGGGGATCGCGCACGAGGCGCTCTGCGTATCGACGCGCGAGGCCGACTGGGACGCGGTGCTCGCCACGAACCTCAAAGGCGTTTTTCTCTGCGTGCGTGAGGCGGCGGCGGCGATGCTCCGGCGTGGATCCGGGCACCTGATCGCCGTCGGATCGCGGATCGGCCTCTCCGGCGGTAAGGGGGAGAGCGCGTACGCGGCCTCGAAGGCGGCGCTCGTCGGCTTCATCCTCAGCGCCGCGCGGGAGCTGGGCCCCTCCGGCATCCGCGCCAACGCCGTCGTCCCCGGGTTCATGCCCACGGAGATGGGGAGGTCGGCCTCGGAGGAGGCGCAAGAGCGCGCCCGCGCCGAGAGCGTTTTCGGCCGGCACGCGGACCCGCACGAGGCGGCGCGGTTCATCGTCAACCTCGCCGAAACGGAGGGGGTCTCGGGACAACTCTTCACGCTCGACGGGAGGATCCACCGGTGGAGTTGAGCGGGATGGAGACAGAACTCTCCTTGGAACTCGAGGCGCTGCGCGCGGCGGGGCTCTACCGCGAGACGCGGCTCGTGGAGGGGGCGCAGGGGCCGCGCGTCGAGCTCGACGGGCGAGAGCTCCTCTGCCTCTGCTCGAACGACTACCTCGGCCTCGCGGCGCATCCGGCGGTGCGGGAGGCCGCCCGGGAGGCGATCGCCCGGTACGGCTGGGGGAGCGGCGCCTCGCGCCTCGTCTCGGGGACGATGCGGCTTCACCGCGAGCTCGAGGAGGCGCTCGCCTCGTTCAAGCGCGCGGAGGCGGCGCTCCTCTTCCCCTCGGGGTACGCCGCGAACGTCGGGACCATCGCGGCGCTCGCCGGTGCGGGCGACACCGTGATCCTCGACAAGCTCGACCACGCGAGCATCGTGGACGGCGCCCGCCTCTCGGGCGCCTCCGTCAGGGTCTACCCGCACGGCGGCGTCGCGAAGCTCGCCCGCCTCCTGGCCGCGGGGCGAAGCTCGCGCAGGACGATCGTGGCCACGGACAGCCTGTTCAGCATGGACGGGGACCTCGCCCCGCTTCGCGAGATAGCCGCCGCCGCGCGACGGTACGACGCCTGGCTGATGGTGGACGAGGCGCACGCCACCGGCGTCCTCGGCCCGGATGGGCGCGGCGGGGCGGAGCTTCAAGGCGTGGAGGAGGCGGTGGAGATCTCGATGGGGACGCTCAGCAAGGCGCTCGGGGGGATCGGGGGGTTCGTGGCGGGCTCGGCGGCGCTCGTGGATTTCCTGCGGCACCGGGCGCGGAGCTTCGTCTACACCACCGCCCCGCCGACGGCCGCGTGCGCCGCGGCGCTCGCGGCGTTGAGGATCGTGCGGGAGCAGCCCCACCTGCGGCGCGACGTCCTCGCCCGCGCGGGGCGCCTGCGGGAGGGGCTCGCCGCGCTCGGGTTCGACACGATGGGGAGCGCGTTCCAGATCGTGCCGGTGCGCGTCGGGGAGGCGGAGGCCGCGGCCCGAATCTCGCGGGAGCTTCTCCTGGGCGGCATCCTCGCCCCCGCCATTCGGCCACCGACCGTGCCGAAGGGGTCGAGCCGCATCCGGCTGAGCGTCACCGCCGCGCACACGGACGCGGACATCGACCGGGTGATCGAGGCGTTTCGCGTCATCGCGGGGGAAGGATCGGGGCGTGCGGGGGTCTGACGCGCTTCCCTCTCTCATCCCCGCGAGTGGGAGGGGGGAGTGGGGGAGACATCCCCCGGATCAGAAATCGGGGAAACGCGCCGTGCCGCAGGGGAGGGGAGCCGTGAAGAACCGATCGCGCGCCGCGGCGGGGGAGAAGGACCGCCGTTTCGTCTGGCACCCGTTCACGCAG is a window from the Chlamydiota bacterium genome containing:
- the bioB gene encoding biotin synthase BioB gives rise to the protein MPSTDGTVSHALAAIRAGRKISRLAALRLAKAPLADLMRGADALRRERFGDRVSLCAIVNARAGLCAEDCAFCAQSTRHAARTPVHPMRSAKTLLEAARKARGMGAFRFGIVTSGRAAGREDAARVRGAVRAIRHNGPVSPCASLGALREEDARALRAAGLARYHHNLETSARFFPSICATHLWEDRVRTVRTAKRAGLEVCAGGIFGLGETWEDRVDLALALRELGVESVPVNFLMPVEGTPLEKRRPLRPPEALRIIALFRFVLPRAEIRVAGGRELALGQAQERIFAAGANGMMVGDYLTTRGRGIGDDRRMLERLGLEVERAV
- a CDS encoding SDR family NAD(P)-dependent oxidoreductase — encoded protein: MRKKVVLVTGASRGLGAATAAAFARAGWRAAVNYRVSREAAERVVAEIAGAGGEAFAWRADVASAGEVAAMTVEIVRRWGRLDALVANAGIAHEALCVSTREADWDAVLATNLKGVFLCVREAAAAMLRRGSGHLIAVGSRIGLSGGKGESAYAASKAALVGFILSAARELGPSGIRANAVVPGFMPTEMGRSASEEAQERARAESVFGRHADPHEAARFIVNLAETEGVSGQLFTLDGRIHRWS
- the bioF gene encoding 8-amino-7-oxononanoate synthase yields the protein METELSLELEALRAAGLYRETRLVEGAQGPRVELDGRELLCLCSNDYLGLAAHPAVREAAREAIARYGWGSGASRLVSGTMRLHRELEEALASFKRAEAALLFPSGYAANVGTIAALAGAGDTVILDKLDHASIVDGARLSGASVRVYPHGGVAKLARLLAAGRSSRRTIVATDSLFSMDGDLAPLREIAAAARRYDAWLMVDEAHATGVLGPDGRGGAELQGVEEAVEISMGTLSKALGGIGGFVAGSAALVDFLRHRARSFVYTTAPPTAACAAALAALRIVREQPHLRRDVLARAGRLREGLAALGFDTMGSAFQIVPVRVGEAEAAARISRELLLGGILAPAIRPPTVPKGSSRIRLSVTAAHTDADIDRVIEAFRVIAGEGSGRAGV